The window atcaagtATAGACAAAAATCAACCAATATTAtttatgcaaacattttttatcgCGGAAGTCAGTCAAATAAATGTTGTATACGTTCAAATTTCCCTGTCAACATATTTCTGATATTACATACATTATTATGATATTTTGTTAGAAAGAAATGCATCTCGTGGAAGGATCTTTCAAGAGAAGGTCTTTGACTGTTATCCAGCAGTAACTGAAACGTATAGAAGATGAAGGTGAAAAATTTGGCAGAatcgaattttgttttttataaattgtaatatCATCTTATTCGtagattaatatttttttggcgGCGAAACCAGCACTACCTTTTAGCCAATTCTATCCAGATTCTAAAAtgctatttataccctacaccacattagTTGGgtggatatattgggtttgtgttgatgtatGTAACGCATTGAAATATTGATATGCTTAAAATgcgttgttttgttattttcataaaaattataaatttcatataaatgtgTTCTATTATCTACAATACGCAATATTATCacaatttattagaaattacaTAAACGCGTTTTAAAGATCAATATTCtcatttaaatattctaaaaaaaatgtgccaaaaagatttattattctcatttacaaaaaatatttatttataccaaACTTAATGGCCTTTGATGGGGAAacttttttttcactatttttgaTATTACCAAAAATTACGGTCTTCTTAATTTCATACATAAGTGTATGAAACGTATACAGCCAGAAGATCAAATACGTACAAATaaactttacgtacgtaaagtctaatgaaaaattaaaatgaaatttcatccgtataacaaaaaagagaaaaaaagccgtttaatttatatttttcgtgattacacgattggtataaaacaataacaaagtgggtgtttcactttttttgtatgtgtctacataaaaatacatccctgattgttttttaaattattttaaaaatgaagagagcctttcaaattttctattctctctcaatgtgtgatgattTCATTATATATTGCGTTTAGGCAATCCCacctttctatacaaaattttgacagatcatattacctgtgatcgtgtaaaaccggcttaaatatatacatacggCCAAAGTAAATCTCTATTGTTAAGGGCGGCTCATATGTGAAAAAAAGCCGTGACTTATTTCAACCAAAATAATAACACTGGTcacctttatattaaaaaacacatatgtataagtaggacacatatgtatatgtatatatcagaATGTGTGTGTATACCAATAGTATAGAAATGtaagttttttgttatatattttttcaatattcccATGCAGGCGGCATAGTATAAACAATATAACGcgattttgttgaatttttatgtatttagttcgttttctatatttataacgtgcaaaaaataatgattaaataaaaaacattagaGAATAAATTGATAGAGAAGAGAACTACAGAATctgctttaatttaaaattgattggcaaatagtaaaaaaactaacaataacaacacaatTCTAACTAGAACAccacacaaaatttttacatgttTGTATTATATCCTTGATTTAAAGACGTAGCTATACAAACGCAAACATAGTCAATGTTTCAGCAGCAATGGGgatgtttttttaaatcatatcatctagttagttagtttgcgAGAATGATAGGTGTTACAACAGATCAGAAAAAAATTCCTTCTTCCACTTCAAAACTGAGTATAACAATGGTATTGCCCATCACTGAAATatacacacaaatacacatacagACACTTTAATACAGATACAGACATTATCAATACACAGACatagatatttgaaaattaaacttgaataacggacaacaaacaaaatataaataaattcattgttAGGCCAAACTCGTACAAACCAAAATTGGAGAACAACCTatgaatattgttaaaatatttatacaagtttaaaaatgttttccataTGAAACAAGCCTGTACTTTTGTCTATCTATATGTAAGTATATgggtttatgaaaaaaaaaacttctcaaACTAATTCAATTACCAGCAATTTTATACCCACCACttctattttattaacaacaatttCTGTCGTTTTCGTCCAATGGCCAGCAATTTTcaacaatagaaaattataacatttttaatgcaaaacacGCTTATAAATTGTTActtgttccaaaaaaaatcaCCATAGCAAATGTTGTACAACATCTAAAACAATACTTATTTATTACGCGAGCATAAAATGTAAAttctattaaacaatttataggaaaatgtaaaataattacaTGCTGTTCTATACACATTCAATGTAgctgtttaaatttcaaatcgTATGTTTCTTGTTTCAACACAATTAGGAAAGTATAGAAACTAAaccaattattaaataaaacattgtattttttttttcgtcgaAAAGTTACGAACATTGAGCATCAGCATATTATTAGTGCTACAATacgttttatacaaaatttaatgattgactactaagtaactaacaaaatagcattttattttagtatGAAAGAGCCTTAAAAGTACTTAAATAGAAAAGAATACCAGGAAATTTAATCTTTAAAGGACCGGAATTTTGATAACTCATATATACTATCCCAACAAACACATGGTAATGACTTTTACTTGTACTCAACAATTTACCGTTCGTTTGCATTACTTAGAATGAGTCTAGTAATGACATACAAATAATATCTCAGAAACAAAActactaaaaaagaaaaattgatgtcaagtgtaagtaaattttaatattctaacttCTTGTTTttcaatgtatgttttttttctggaATACATTTCGCGATAATAGggcaaaaatctttttatatgaTATAGAAATCGGTCCAGAACTATTTCCTCCCTTCTTGCCTAAAAGggttattaatatatttaatgttcGGCACACATTTCAAAAACCCATTTCATgtcattaatgtttatttatcatgaAGTAGTAaatacagcagcaacaacagctaaaaacaattttaacaaattttccacATAAAATCGGCTTTAATAAACGTAAAATAACAAGTGCCACTATTGAcgttaaaattacaacaacaattgttaaataaatagcGAAAAAGACGAAACTCATAAAACTGCTCATAAAATCGACATTTTAATGACAGACCCATTATAAATCCTAGaccgaaccaaaaaaaaaaaagaaaatataaagccaaaaaaaaagaaaatcatgaCATATACACacgcaaaaattttaatttttattactaacACTCTTCGTCTactgtaaacaatttttagatATTCAGGCTAAAGTATCGTTTCGTTAGTATATACATATTACGTCTGATAATAGGTGCGGAAatacataaaacatgtttttgtttgcCTATTATCCGAAAAACGTAAAAGAACCCCTACATAAAAGTGAGAGGTTGATAATTAAATTCTATGATTTATTTAGCTTGATGTAAAAAGGGGCAGAAAAGTACTAAGAGTTTGTGTAATTTTACAATATTCGTTACAatatatgttttctttataaaactttatagaacattaaaccaattgtatattttttagtttttttttatttcttcaaaaatgtatgttaatttGATATGAACATGTAAAAAGGTTACCAACTTAGcacaaaacatatgtatgttatggATAGTTCCTAGAGTTAAAGGCCGATTTTAGTTGTAACATCTAGTATGAAAATATCCAAGGAAAGGataaacaaatcttttattttctaaCATACACGTACTTGGGCCGATTTTGGATATTAAAATACGGATCGTTGCATTTACTGGTAATTATGTAATCCCCTATGGTAACTCAAAATGTTCATTTGAAAACATATAGCAGTTTTGCCTTTCTCAGTGATTAAAAAAGGTGAATTGCGTATGGCAAATAcatgcaaataataataaaacacacacacacaaacacttgaATAATTTCTCTTGGTTAGTAACTTTATTAGTGTCATTAAGAAATGTGCTtcatttgcttaattttttgtCTTCCAGTTGTGTTTGCTTTCATTCCTTGCAACATTATTTCAATTGATTCTATTCTACTTAGTTCATTCCATTATATTCATTGCAATCCCATAGCGACCAAGGCGGAAACATACAAAAACACTCAGACTCCAGCGACaaatagatagttagatagatagtggAATTAGAGTAAAATGTGTCTATACGTATTTGTAATTGGAATGTGAGTGGTTTCTATATAAGCTACACCTGGTGCACTACACACTTTCAAAAGGATGGTATTGTAAATAAGTAGTAATTTGAAACCGGTCACATGGTGCGCTGAGTATGCAATTTGAATGAAAACGTAAAGACATAGACGAGGAGACCATCAAGAACGATGGACTTGTCTATTGTTGACAAAAGTTATTAAACTATGGTGGTTTTTATAGAGCAAGTAGCCGGTTTGTTGGCAATTGGCAATAGCGACTAGTCGTAATAAAGGGAAATGCTTTAATTACTCTTtccataaatttgaaaaaaaggaaatgttaaaaaagaaataacaaaacgaCATCTACTTGTTCGTAAATTCTTGTTGGACATGAGTTTATGAAGTTTCGGTCTTATGCCGACCATGGGTTCAATTTtcgtttatgtattttttctaaACCATGACATTAATTAAGGTAGGTATGAGTATGCCGTATCATCATGGAAATATTTGCTAACTTGCAACATAATCTATTGATTATGAACTACTTGAACGCGGGCAACTATaactatgtatgtgtgtttttgtcgtcctaacaataataataaacgaaacaaaaaaaaaagaattccacttttatttgatttatgcGTGTGTACGACGGTATCGCGattgtattaattttcattttttgctgGTTTATCATCTCGTTTAGTGTTCCTAAGTAGCTGATTTCGCTGAGATTTGGTTTTCTTTTCTATTGTTTTCTGTTTCCAAACAATTTTTGGTAATTAAGCTTAGATTACAAGAAAGCAATGTGCGTGCGTGTCTGAATTTTAATAAGTTCACAAAAGAAAATTCTAGCAATCATTTTGCAATAGGTATAATGGAATGGGATTTGTTTCGAGTTTCAAAGTAAATGGAAACATTaagattattattaataattattcatCTATTGAGccaattattatttgtaaagtGTATGTATGCATTCCATGGCAACCTTAAGTTATTTAACAGAGTAACCAGGAAATATGGAGGAGTATTCaattaatataacatttttgatAAACTTACCTTTTAGTGTAAGAAAGACTATGAATGTAAGGTAGATGGGGTCATAATCTATTGTCGTTTTTCTTTATCAATTTGGCACATGCCAAactgttttatgtttattaatttttgtatttttgtccACACTCCATCCTACAATCTTAATAATCCTGCTGTTAAGCATGAATTCATTTTctattgtttgtttatgttatttGATTTCCTTTTCTTGTACTTATTTTCAGATTATCCACGCGTTGAAGTTGGTCCAGAGAATCCACTGCGTGTGGAACGTGATCGTACTGCCAAATTGGAGTGTAATGTTGATGCTAAACCTAAGGTACCTAATGTACGTTGGACACGCAATGGTCGGTTCATTAGCTCCAGTCTTACTCACACAATACATCGTGTAAGCATACAAGATGCTGGTAAATATACATGCTCGGCCGACAACAATTTGGGTAAAACGGGAGAGCAGGAACTGATATTGGACATTTTGTATCCACCCACTGTAGTTATTGAGTCGAAAACACGTGAAGCGGAAGAAGGCGATACAGTCAATATACGTTGTAATGTCACATCTAATCCGGCACCCATAACTGTGGAATGGCTTAAGGAAGGTTCTCCTGAATTCCGTTACTCCGGTGATGTTTTAACTTTATCTTCGGTGAGAGCAGAAAATGCTGGCAACTATATTTGCAGAGCCGTAAATATTATACATTCACATGGTCAAGAGAGAAGTGAACGTATTGGAAATTCTACTGTAGCCCTGTTGGTACGTCATCGTCCTGGTCAAGCTTATATTACACCCAATAAGCCGATTGTGCATGTTGGAAATGGTGTCACCTTAACATGTTCGGCAAATCCTCCCGGCTGGCCTGTTCCCCAATATCGTTGGTTCCGTGATATGGAAGGTGAATTTTCTGCCACACAGAAAATCTTGGCTCAAGGTCCACAGTATTCCATACCCAAGGCACACTTGGGCAACGAGGGCAAATATCATTGTCATGCCGTTAATGAATTGGGTATTGGTAAAATGGCCACCATAGTTTTGGAAATTCATCAACCTCCACAGTTTTTAGCCAAACTGCAACAACATATGACCCGCCGTGTTGCTGATACCGATTATGCTGTAACATGTAGCGCTAAAGGTAAGCCAGCACCCACCGTGAGATGGTTAAAAGATGGCGTGGAGATTCTGCCGGAATTAAATTTGTACGAAGTAGTAACAAATCCCGATCAAGGTCCCAATGGCATGGTAACTGTTCAGAGCATGTTGAAATTCCGCGGTAAAGCCAGACCCAATAGCAATCAATTAGTGCCCAGCGACAGAGGTCTTTACACTTGTTTGTATGAAAACGAAGTAAACTCAGCCAACTCGAGTATGCAATTACGTATTGAACATGAACCAATTGTTTTGCATCAATACAACAAAGTGGCTTTCGATATACGCGAAACCGCTCAAGTGGTGTGTAAAGTACAAGCCTATCCCAAACCAGAGTTCCAATGGCAGTTTGGCAATAACCCTTCACCTTTAACCATGTCTTCGGATGGTCACTATGAAATCAGTACCACTACCGATAACAATGATATCTATACCTCCGTTTTACGTATTAATTCATTGACTCACGCCGATTACGGTGAATATACTTGCCGTGTTGTAAACTCTTTGAATACGATCAGAGCACCCATACGTCTTCAACAAAAGGGTGCTCCAGAAAAGCCCACTAATACACGTGCCACAGATGTAGGTTCAAATTATGTTACTCTAGCTTGGGATCCCGGTTTTGATGGTGGCATTAGTAATACACAATTCTTTGTTAGCTACAGACGCGTACCCATGCCGAGGGAGGAACAGTTAATACCGGATTGTGCTACTCTAGCTACTAGTAATACAGAATGGATGGAATTCGATTGCCACCGTGATAATCCTTGCAAAGTGACGCCTTTAGATCAACATCAAAGTTATGCTTTTAAAGTGAACGCTTTGAATACCAAGGGCAACTCACCTTACTCTAATGATATTTCTATCACCACTAAAGTAAGCAAAATACCACCTCCTCTACATGTGACATATGATCCCAATTCCCGTACCTTGGGAATAAATGTTGGTGCTACCTGTTTGTCTTTAATTGCTGTGGTAGAGTCAATGGTGAATAGTGATACACCCATGGCAGCTTGGGAAGTTATAGATCAAGTGAATTTGCAATTGTCCGGCAACGGTCCTACCTTTAAAGAAACCGTACTGGATCGTTTGATTGCACCTCGTCGTAGCACAGCTGGCAGAGCTTTAGGCCATTCCGTGAACGAGGATGATGATGATAGCATGAACTCTTTGGCTTTGGAAGATGAGAACAGTCCTACTGTTCGCGTCAAATTATGTCTGCGTTCCAATCATGAACACTGTGGTGAATACGCAGATGCTGAAAGTAAGTCTAACtctttactaaattttaataatgttcttttacttaaattgttctatttatttacattaatgaACTATTTCTTCGTTCTGTGTTTATGCCTATTTCAGTTGGTCGCT of the Lucilia cuprina isolate Lc7/37 chromosome 2, ASM2204524v1, whole genome shotgun sequence genome contains:
- the LOC111674946 gene encoding hemicentin-1 isoform X2; protein product: MMATWKYFLIALTVLSLTLADESLDTRENTDLTLKCRFTEQYDAEDFSFYWARWTANPVQFENVAIGDVQLNSGYRLDFRPKSGIYDLQIKNASYNRDNGRFECRVKAKGTGADVHQEFYNLTVLTPPHPPVISPGSIAIATEDKAMELTCSSIGGSPDPMISWYREGNNALLQAVVLKGGSKDQPTNATLSILPRREDDGAKYKCVVWNRAMNEGQRLETTATLNVNYYPRVEVGPENPLRVERDRTAKLECNVDAKPKVPNVRWTRNGRFISSSLTHTIHRVSIQDAGKYTCSADNNLGKTGEQELILDILYPPTVVIESKTREAEEGDTVNIRCNVTSNPAPITVEWLKEGSPEFRYSGDVLTLSSVRAENAGNYICRAVNIIHSHGQERSERIGNSTVALLVRHRPGQAYITPNKPIVHVGNGVTLTCSANPPGWPVPQYRWFRDMEGEFSATQKILAQGPQYSIPKAHLGNEGKYHCHAVNELGIGKMATIVLEIHQPPQFLAKLQQHMTRRVADTDYAVTCSAKGKPAPTVRWLKDGVEILPELNLYEVVTNPDQGPNGMVTVQSMLKFRGKARPNSNQLVPSDRGLYTCLYENEVNSANSSMQLRIEHEPIVLHQYNKVAFDIRETAQVVCKVQAYPKPEFQWQFGNNPSPLTMSSDGHYEISTTTDNNDIYTSVLRINSLTHADYGEYTCRVVNSLNTIRAPIRLQQKGAPEKPTNTRATDVGSNYVTLAWDPGFDGGISNTQFFVSYRRVPMPREEQLIPDCATLATSNTEWMEFDCHRDNPCKVTPLDQHQSYAFKVNALNTKGNSPYSNDISITTKVSKIPPPLHVTYDPNSRTLGINVGATCLSLIAVVESMVNSDTPMAAWEVIDQVNLQLSGNGPTFKETVLDRLIAPRRSTAGRALGHSVNEDDDDSMNSLALEDENSPTVRVKLCLRSNHEHCGEYADAEIGRSYIAEASALATPTLIAIIVSCIVFALFVGLLLMFCRCKRNQSKKSAAAKDYEMDSVRPSIVAAQQSQAPPPYYPASGLDNKALEHSMDLALSMEEQKSALYATQNGYSYHPSTGVVGGGIGIPGHTIPGNEWVNMGYIENNYSNSNNGGSVNSQDSLWQVKMSGAAGNQQNMMPVSHNNYVEQQPTYGYDPLTHGGYGGVDDYAPYPQLTATPSQHGDEYHNLRNSQNPSRQDYCSDPYASVQKPKKRVDQHLADIIQDVTL
- the LOC111674946 gene encoding hemicentin-1 isoform X1 — its product is MMATWKYFLIALTVLSLTLADESLDTRENTDLTLKCRFTEQYDAEDFSFYWARWTANPVQFENVAIGDVQLNSGYRLDFRPKSGIYDLQIKNASYNRDNGRFECRVKAKGTGADVHQEFYNLTVLTPPHPPVISPGSIAIATEDKAMELTCSSIGGSPDPMISWYREGNNALLQAVVLKGGSKDQPTNATLSILPRREDDGAKYKCVVWNRAMNEGQRLETTATLNVNYYPRVEVGPENPLRVERDRTAKLECNVDAKPKVPNVRWTRNGRFISSSLTHTIHRVSIQDAGKYTCSADNNLGKTGEQELILDILYPPTVVIESKTREAEEGDTVNIRCNVTSNPAPITVEWLKEGSPEFRYSGDVLTLSSVRAENAGNYICRAVNIIHSHGQERSERIGNSTVALLVRHRPGQAYITPNKPIVHVGNGVTLTCSANPPGWPVPQYRWFRDMEGEFSATQKILAQGPQYSIPKAHLGNEGKYHCHAVNELGIGKMATIVLEIHQPPQFLAKLQQHMTRRVADTDYAVTCSAKGKPAPTVRWLKDGVEILPELNLYEVVTNPDQGPNGMVTVQSMLKFRGKARPNSNQLVPSDRGLYTCLYENEVNSANSSMQLRIEHEPIVLHQYNKVAFDIRETAQVVCKVQAYPKPEFQWQFGNNPSPLTMSSDGHYEISTTTDNNDIYTSVLRINSLTHADYGEYTCRVVNSLNTIRAPIRLQQKGAPEKPTNTRATDVGSNYVTLAWDPGFDGGISNTQFFVSYRRVPMPREEQLIPDCATLATSNTEWMEFDCHRDNPCKVTPLDQHQSYAFKVNALNTKGNSPYSNDISITTKVSKIPPPLHVTYDPNSRTLGINVGATCLSLIAVVESMVNSDTPMAAWEVIDQVNLQLSGNGPTFKETVLDRLIAPRRSTAGRALGHSVNEDDDDSMNSLALEDENSPTVRVKLCLRSNHEHCGEYADAEIGRSYIAEASALATPTLIAIIVSCIVFALFVGLLLMFCRCKRNQSKKSAAAKDYEMDSVRPSIVAAQQSQAPPPYYPASGLDNKALEHSMDLALSMEEQKSALYATQNGYSYHPSTGVVGGGIGIPGHTIPGNEWVNMGYIENNYSNSNNGGSVNSQDSLWQVKMSGAAGNQQNMMPVSHNNYVEQQPTYGYDPLTHGGYGGVDDYAPYPQLTATPSQHGDEYHNLRNSQNPSRQDYCSDPYASVQKPKKRVDQHLDSPYHDVSGLPNPYNMEHMDQDEVISPQQHMSLSYDDSFEGEYSSTPNSRNRRVIREIIV